Sequence from the Mobula hypostoma chromosome 11, sMobHyp1.1, whole genome shotgun sequence genome:
cccctctattccatgccaaactcttactctcacctagtcccaccgacctgcactcagcccataaccctccgttcctttcctgtccatatatctatccaatttaactttaaatgacaacatcgaacctgtctcaaccacttctgctggaagctcattccatgcagctaccaccctctgagtaaagaagttccccctcatgttacccctaaacttttgccctttaactctcaactcatgtcctcttgtttgaatctcccccactctcaatggaaaaagcctatccacatcaactctatctatccccctcataattttaaatacctctatcaagtcccccctcaacccttctacgctccaaagaataaagacccaacttgttcaacctttctctgtaacttaggtgatgaaacccaggcaacattctagtaaatcttctctgtactctctcaattttgttgacatctttcctataatttggtgaccagaactgtacacaatactccaaatttggcctcaccgatgccttgtacaatttcaacccaactcctatactcaatgctgtgatttataaaggccagcataccaaaagctttcttcaccaccctatccacatgagattccaccttcagggaactatgcaccattattcctagattcctctgctctactgcattcttcaatgcccgaccatttaccctgtatgtcctattttgattagtcctaccaaaatgtagcacctcacatttatcagcattaaagtccatctgccatctttcagcccactcttctaagtggtctaaatctctctgcaagctctgaagacctacttcattatccacaactccacctatcttagtatcatctgcatacttactaatccaattgaccaccccatcatccagatcatttatacgTGTAATATAtatatgatggatgctgctttcccgcaaCAGCATGTGGGAGGACTTGGAATGTGTGGGAGGgtttcacctgcaaatttgctgatccagtttatcatattatcatccagattattaatataaatgacaaacaacactcctagcaccgatccctgcgaaaCACCATGAATCActgacctccagctagaataagtgcCTTCgaccactactctctgtcttctgtgggtaagccagttctgaatccaaatggccaattccccatggatcccatacttcttaatcttctggatgtgcctaccatgagggaccttattaaacaccttactaaaagccatatagacaacatccacagcaatACCTTCATCAATCGCCCTTGTCACCTTTTcagaaaactcaatcaagttagtaagacatttcttgcccgcacaaagccatgctggtatTCACTGATTGGGCTATGTTTTTCCAAATGCTGGtaaatcctgtccctaagaattCTGTCTGGTAATTTCCTTACCACCagtgtgagactcactggtctatagtttccaggattatccctggttcccttcttcaGTAATTGACCATCTGCTGCCACTCGAGCTAAGGCAGTGTTGAATCCAGTTACTATTTCATGCTAAATGCCCAGTGACGGAAGCTCCTGACCAGCCTCTCATGTAGGACTTTggcaaaggccttgctaaagtccatgcagacaacatctactgcctttccttcataaattttcctggtaacctcctcgaaaagcattaagattggttagatatgacctaccacacataaatccatgttgactatccctaatcaggcctcgtctatccaaatacttgtatatcccaTCCCTTACAATACTTTCCatgactggtgaagggtctcggccgaaaacaatgactttttactctttttccatagatgctgcctggcctgctgatttcctccagcattttgtatgtgttgcttaaattttcaacatatgcagattttctcttgtttgtgtcccaatttaaaatctcaaccagaagaccagtcctatccttctccataattatcttgaaactaatggaattatgatcactagatccaaagtgttcccttagaaacatttctgccatctatcctgtctcattccctaataggagatccagtattgcGTTCTCTCCAGCTGGGACCTCTACAtattgacaaactctatccctttCAGCATTTTTACATTATGGGAGTTTGAGTCAATATGtctaaagttaaaatcacctactatcacaactttgtttcttgcaacagtatgCAATCTCTCCATAGATTAACTCTTCTAAATCCTGCGGAATTTTGGATTGTCTGTATTATAATACCATTAACGAGTTCAtccttttcttattcctcagttccatctCAGTGAATGAGCCCTCCTGTGTGTCTTGTCTGAGAACctccatgacattttccctgactagtaatgccaccgcACCATCACTAAtacctcctgctctatcatgtctacAGCAACAGATCtcggaacactgagctgccagccctgcctctcctgcaaccaagtctttaATGGGTACATTATCTTAATTACATGTGCTGATCCAGGCTCTAAGCTGATccgccttacctacaatactccttgcattgaaatgtacacagTTCAGAATATTACTTCCACCATGCTGAGCCTTTTGGTTTCTGTCTTTGTAGCTCGAGGCTGGTGCCAGGGAAATAGCCCTTTCCTCAATGTCATTAAGGCAAAGGAGATGATTATAGACTTAAGGaacaaaggtcttaggcacatgtatatggCTAGGATACCTAAAACTGTAagaatgttatgtattgcactgctgtcataaaaagaaacacatttcatgacacttgtgaatgatggtaaacctgattctgatatggctctctgttgtgggaagggggcagggagaggggagggagcgggaagcaccagagagacattctgtaatgataagtaaaccaattgtttggaatcagatgaccttgcctgctgtctcagggctgggtgtgtctacacccgtgccactcccgccccccccccaatccctagCACTCCATCCGAGAtgctccaccttcatcattcccaacatcttttgctcccaccagacttACGTATGATCTTGCGCTCTGCTCCACGTTGTCGAATACAGTGCTAAGCAAAGGTCTTCAGCACCCAAGCTGTatataagatttttgcacagtactgcacatcGCTGGCATAGCAATGGAAACCGCAAGCAGTCTcgaactcctgggagtgcacaccttacacaacctctcatggtcccagaatacaTCCTCCACATCTAGAAACCATATcaacacctctgctttctgaggcgGCTGAAGAGAGTGGGCTATGCACAGCGATACTCATGGCCTTCTACAGATACACAGTGAGGAGCATCctcacaagctgcatcactgtgtggtgctGCAGCTCTACAATGGCTAGTGAAAACTACTCAGCGCATCACCAGCACCaccctacccgccatcaaggagaTGTATACTGAACGGTGCCGGAAAATGTCCAACAGTATCATGAAGGatctgttcatggactgtttgtcccactcccatcagggaggaagctatgcAGCATCCATGCTGGGactactagactcaaaaacagttactttccccaagcagtaagggtgatcaatacctccacccacaaacccacctctccacaccccccaccactactttaccatttcctgtcagtcatcttatgtatGGACACttctgtacctagtgtcactttatggacattcaatcaatctatgtatataagctatcttatgtgtcttttttattattgtgttctatatcttgtttttttttgttgtcctGCATTGGACtgagagtaacaattattttcttctcctttacacttgtgttctggaaatgacattaaacaatcttgatgcAACCTAACTTCCACTTTTTCCataaccactccactagctgCCCTGGCGTTCCCATCCCCtggaactctagtttaaaccccacccctGAAGCAGCACTCACAGTCCTTCCCAGGAGGATATTAGTCCATGTCCAGtccaggtgcaaactgtctcacctatacaggccccaccttccctggcAGAGAGACCAAGTCAAAGATCTAAAGCCCTTcctcctgtaccatctccttaGCCGTGTGTTAAACTTTATgatcttcctacttctggcctcactTGCGCATGACACAAATagcaatcctggaggtcctgtcctttaacttagcacctaactccctgaactcactttgcaggactttGTCACCCTTCCTGCCGCGCCATTGGTACCGTTGTGGGCCATGAACACCAGCtgatcaccctctgccttaaagtTGCTATCAATCCGAGACATTCCTGACATTGATAACCTGGGAGGCAATGTACCATTTGAGAATCTTGTTCTCATGCACAGAACCTCCTGTTTGTTCCCCTAATCACTACTGCTCACCCCTTCTTCCCACTTCCCTCCtgggctgggcccaggacagatcaccTGAGGTGTTAGTGCTGGgggatttaaagctgctgacctaaAGCTTCTCTCTCCACTGCCAATCCCCATAATGTAGCCTGATGTACTTTCAACTGGTCCATGTCAACCAAGATTCTCATTCAAACTGGTCTCATTTGGCCTGtattgctctaaacctttcctgtctgtGTACCTGTCTCAGTGCCTTTAAATTGTACCAGGTGGTGAACCCGTCTACCACACTCTCCTCACTATTGACATGTGCGGCGTCTGCCTGCTCAACACCCTGGATAAGTGAACCCCCACATCCGGGCCAGACTTGCCCTCTCTCCCGCGTCTGGTTTGtccacccactctccccactactgagccACCTGCTCCTTGGCTGGCCTCCCCCATACCCTGCCACATCTGGGCTGGCCTCTCCCCATACCCCACCACATCTGGGCTGGCCTCTCCCTATACCCTGGCACATCTGGGCTGGCCTTTCCCTCTACCCTGGCACATCTGGGCTGGCCTTTCCCTCTACCCTGGCACATCTGGGCTGGCCTCTCCCTATACCCTGGCACATCTGGGCTGGCCTTTCCCTCTACCCTGGCACGTCTGGGCTGGCCTCTCCCTATACCCTGGCACATCTGGGCTGGCCTCTCCCTCTACTCTGCCACATCTGGGCTGGCCTCTCCCTCTACTCTGCCACATCTGGGCTCtcccccacttcctctggcagatcgTTCCATATCCTTACCAGCCTCTGTGAGAAAAAAGATACTGACCCTGCAGAGGGGGGCGTGGAGATGGAGGGGTTGATAAGAAAGGTCGGGGGGCGTATGCAGGGGACGAGGGGAGGCAACTGATGCAGTCAGCTGGCAATGggatgggtggaggggaggatggttgtcAGGGTTGGGAGAGAGGGGAATGAGGAGGGAAGAGACAGGATGGAGAAAGAGGGAGATGGAGTGATCAGCCGGGAACAGTATTACCCTGCCTTTGACTAACTCCTGTTCCTTCCCCTTCAGGAATCCCACTGCTGTATTTCCTGTTCCTGATGCCAGCTGAAATTCAGTGGTCACAGCTGAGTGTCCCATGGCTGGCCGTGTCCCACTGCCTGGCCTGTGTCGCCCCCCAACTGGGTAGTGTCCTCTACCACCTCTTCATGAGCCATGAGGGGGGGGCGCCCGTCTACCACACTCTCCTCACTATCGACATGTGCGGCATCTGCCTGCTCAACACTCTGGGTAAGTGAACCCCGCATCCGGGCCAGACTTCCCCTCTCTCCCGCGTCTGGGCTGTTCgttcacccactctccccactaCTGGACCACCCACACCTTGGCCAGCTGCTTCCTCTACCCCACCACATCTGGGCTGGTCTGTCCCTCTACCCCACCATGTCTGGGCTGGTCTCTCCCTCTACCCTGCCACATCTAGCCTGGCCTGGCCTGTCCCTCTACCCCGCCACATCTGGGCTGGCCTATCCCTCTACCCCGCCACATCTGGCCTGGTCTGTCCCTCTACCCTGCCACATCTGGCCTGGTCTGTCCCTCTACCCCGCCACATCTGGCCCGGCCTGTCCCTCTACCCCGCTACATCTGGGCtggtctccctctgtcccccacaTCTGGGCTGGTTGGttgctccctctctccccttcacacTCCTAGATCGGTCAAAGGGAACCATTACATCAGTGAGGAAGGGGTGTGGAGTATGTATTGTCTATAatcatctttctctcccccaccccctcacccccctcttcccccttggCTGCACCACCCACCTGTTGCTCCTGATTCCACCCCTCTCCcgccctctgtccctcccccacccccaccccaggcgCACTGCCCATTATCTATGCCACACTCCTGTGCCGCCCGGCCCTGCGTGCTCTGGCCCTGCTATCCTACGCCACTCTCTCGCTCTGGGTGGTACGTCAGGCCCTGGCGGCTGTTACCACCCTCGGGCGCCTGCGCTGCTTCCTGGGGCCAGCCTGCTTCCggctggtgctcctcctcctccggTGGTGCGGCCTGGCCTGGGGCTCCCCCTCCGCCCTGCCCCGCTACCTGGCCATGGACGGGCTAGGGGCGCTGGGGGGGCTGATCAACGCCGGCCGGATCCCTGAGCGCTGGTTCCCTGGCGCCTTCGACTACTGCCTCAACAGCCACCAGATCATGCACCTACTGGTGGTGGCCAGCATTTACTGCTTGAACCGGGGTGTCCTGGATGACCTAGGCTGGATCAGTGTCCCCCGTTGCCCCTCCTGACTCCTACCTCTCTCCCCAACCCCTCCTTCTCTCTGAATGCCTTCCCAATCTTCCTGGCTCCTTCTCCTGAACCCGTTCCCCACCTCCCACTCACCCCAGTCCCTCTCGTCCCCTTCTGACCTTTGTTCACCCCAGACTTTTTTCCTCTCCAATTGACCCTTGACCCCCTCATGACACTGGATTCTAAGTATCCCGTCACCCTCCTCCTCATTCCATTTCCTCTGACCTCCTGGACCTCTGTGAACGTGACTTCTGCTCTCCCTCAGCCCCTGCCAGTGACCCCTGACCTCCATTTCAACTTCCCACACCCCCcttcagtgacccctctcccacagttccTCCCTGCCAACCTCTTGTTGACCCCGATGCCAGTCTTCCTGTTCCCCCAACCCTTGGACTCCCTGCGACCTTTGACCTTTATGTTCCCTGTTCCTTCCTGTgacctctctccatcctcacccccaacattcccctctccctctgtccccaaaCCCCACTGCCAGAACACGAAGACTCCAGCCGGAGAAAACAGGAACAGATAACAGATGGTGGCCTAGCAGGGTCCAGATGGCTCAGATGACAGCTCAGACGATGGTGCGGACATCAGCCCAGACAGTGGCTCAGACAACAGACTGGGCCCAAGCAATAGGCCAGACACAGGCCCAGACCATAGACAATGGTCCAGACACAACCCAGTGCAGGCTTAGACAACAGACAGCAGCCCAGACACTGGCTCAGACACCGGACCAGATCGTGGGCTCAGACAACGGCCCAAACAAGGGCTCTGATCAAGAAACGATAACATACCCAAGGGGAGGAATCGAGGAGAGGGTCTCGGAGAAGGCCGGGACATGGGGAGACAGGAGACAGTCGGGGAattgtgatggggtgggggggaatggggTGTTTACTGGATTTGGGATGGCTAAAGGGGTGTTTCTGGAGACAGGacacccctccacctcctcttcctccttcaacaccaccccccaccgcagtctcactctctccctcttctcctcaccaccgccccccccccatacttgtCACCATGCCTGGGATCCCTCTACGTCCCAAGAGGTGAGTGGGAAACtgacctccctcccccttccaaaACAACATGGACCAGGATAGTCTGTGTGACCCCACACTCCAACCCACCTCCCCCCAACAAAACACAAATCAGGAAGGGAGGGATGAGCAGGGTGATTATTCAAGCTCctccacccactcccctccctttgCCCCACCCACCAGCAATACAACAGGGCAAAGAGGGAGGTGGGTCCCAGGGGTGGGTAGGGGGGACCCAGTGCAATTCCTCCCTCGCCCTGTCCTGGGATTGGGAGCCCAGTGTCTTCCTGCCCTACCCTCCTCCCCGGACCCTCGTCATCACCTTCCCCGCACTTTGCAACTTTTATATCTCACAGCGTCAGTCTTCGACTGGGGAAGGAAAGGGCACAGAttgtggtggggggtgggtggttgtGTTGTgtctcactcccccctcccccaaggtctcccctcacccccccaacccccgtgGGAACTTCTTCACAAAATAAAGAGTGTTTGTTATAAATTACGACTGACGCGGTGCACTTGATAGGTGTGTCAGGGAATTCTGAATTGGGAAATTCGTTCATCGTTGTCACGTGTACCCTGGTAAGGTGAAACATTTTGttccatgcagatcatttcatcacatcaacgCATTGAGGCCGTACAAGTAGCAGAATGCaaaatagtgttacagttacggaGCAAGTGCCGTTCTGtcagacaataaggtgtaagggTCACAATGAGGTAGAACCTACAACCACTCAGCTGTGTATGGCCCATATCTCTTTAGACattccctatccatgtacctgtccaagtgtcttttaaatattattaatgtacctgcctcaaccacatcctctggcagcttgttctatatatggaccaccctctgggtgaagaataTGCCCCTTTAagtctctcccccctcaccttaaacccgtGCCCTCTAATTGTAacagactagtgagtcttacttcagtggcgtgcaaactattggagaagattcttagagagcGGATTTACGACCATCTGGAGAAGCATTATCTGATTAGCGAAAGTCGGCATGGCTTTGAGAGGGGCAGGTCGCGCCTTGCGAGCCTGATtgtattctttgaggaagtgacaaatcaaattgatgaagatagagcagtggttaaagtgtatatgtattttagtaagcatttgacaaggttccgcacagTAAGCTCActctaaaagtcaggaggcacgGGATCTGGGGAAACTTAGCCCCGTGCATCCGGATTTGCTTTTCTATGGAAGGTAGAGGGGTTGTAgcaaatggagagcattctgcttggaggtcactgactagtggttttccacatggatctgttctgagacccctgtaGGGAAGTGGTAGGGTGGGTTATTAATTTTGTAGAATACATGAAGGTTGATGGAGTTATGGATAGTTTAGAAGGTTGTTGGGGATTATAGCAAGGCATTGACAGGGTGCGGAGCTGGACTGTGAAGTAGCAGATGAAGTTAAATCTGGAACAGTGTGAAGTgatccactttggaaggttgaacttgaaggtagAATAAACGGCAgatttcttagcagtgtggaggagcagagggacctagGAGACCAGGACCATACAGTACGTTGCTGAAAGTTTCCACCCAAGTTTGTTAGGTTGGCTAAGAATGtgtatcacactggaggaactcagcaggtcaggcagcatctatggagaggagtaaacagttggcgtttctgGGTAAGACCCTAAATCAGAACTGACAACAGATCCCAACATCTCCAGTTCCAATGATCTGGATGCTTCCAATCCACCGATTATGCATCCTCTAGCTCCGGCTGCATCCCCAACCTTGGCCACCTTCACCTCCAGGCCAAGACCATTCTCAGTGCTACTGGGTCCCTTGACTTCCCTTCCCTCAGCAGTACCTCCCACCAACCCTGAGTCTCTCAGGCTCCCCTGACACCGCTTCATTTCTCACACAATCTTCCTCATCCTATCTTTACTGAACACCCCAATCCTTCCTTCTCCACTGACGCCTCaaactctcttctcccccctcatcCCAGCTGTAATCCCTGCCTTGTCTTTATCAtctctctgaccttcccctctttGAGGtggaatgttctgtcctcagcaaaagccttacctttgtccccctgcaTCCGCACCTCAGTAAGTTCAGCACCTACCAAGATGC
This genomic interval carries:
- the paqr4a gene encoding progestin and adipoQ receptor family member 4a isoform X2 gives rise to the protein MGIPLLYFLFLMPAEIQWSQLSVPWLAVSHCLACVAPQLGSVLYHLFMSHEGGAPVYHTLLTIDMCGICLLNTLGALPIIYATLLCRPALRALALLSYATLSLWVVRQALAAVTTLGRLRCFLGPACFRLVLLLLRWCGLAWGSPSALPRYLAMDGLGALGGLINAGRIPERWFPGAFDYCLNSHQIMHLLVVASIYCLNRGVLDDLGWISVPRCPS
- the paqr4a gene encoding progestin and adipoQ receptor family member 4a isoform X1; this translates as MPSGPRLQDWASSPAHLQFNRFVLGGYRPVTPLRGCVSSLFYLHNELGNIYTHGIPLLYFLFLMPAEIQWSQLSVPWLAVSHCLACVAPQLGSVLYHLFMSHEGGAPVYHTLLTIDMCGICLLNTLGALPIIYATLLCRPALRALALLSYATLSLWVVRQALAAVTTLGRLRCFLGPACFRLVLLLLRWCGLAWGSPSALPRYLAMDGLGALGGLINAGRIPERWFPGAFDYCLNSHQIMHLLVVASIYCLNRGVLDDLGWISVPRCPS